The sequence GCACGACGAGGCCCGCTTCGGTGAGGTCGGTGAGGTTGCGGTAGATGGTGACGCGGTCGTAGCCCTCGCCGCCCAGCTCCTCCACCAGGTCCGCGTGGCTCATGGGCGCGGTGGCGGTCTCCAGCTTGCGCAGCACGGCCACGCGGGGGGCGGTGCTGCGCAGCCCCGCGGCGCGAATCCGGTCCTGGAACCCGGTCAGCTTCTCCTGCGCCGTGACTTTCTTGGCACCCATGCGCGGTCGAATAACACACCGCCGCGCTTGCGTCCCCCACGCACGTGCAACCGGAGTGCACCTGGAGCTGGCTGGACGCCTTCCAACTTCCAACACTTCCGCACGGTTGCCTTGACTCAGCAGGCCCCGTCACCAGACTGCGCCCTTTGCACACCCTGGGGTGGGCCGTTGGGGTCCCGCCGTCCAGAACGACCCGTCGGCCCGCGCCCGCTTTCCGCTGCTCCCCGCCCCCTTGATGAAGCCCACCCTGCTGCTCGTCGAAGCCCCGGGTCCGCGCCGGGAGCTCCTGGCCCTCGCCTTCCAGGGCCAGGGTTGGCGGGTGCTGCTGGCGGCGGGGGTGGAGCCGCTGGTGCGGGCCCTGCGCGAGTCCCCGCCGGTGCACCTGGTGCTGGCGTCCGCGGGGCTGATGAGCTCGGCGGCGGGGCTGCTGGACGTGCTGCGCCAGGCGCTGAAGGCGGCGGAGGCCGCCCTGTGGGTGGAGGCGCCGCCGGCCGAGCAGGAGGGCCTGCGGCGGCTGGGCGTGCCGGTGACGGGCTTCCTCGCGCCGTCCCTGTCGCTGGGCGCGCGGGTGGAGGCGGTGCGGCAGGCCCTGCCGCCCCAGGCGCGGGAGGCGGACGACGGCCGCACCCTGCTGCGGGTGCTGGTGGCGGAGGACGACCCCGTCTACCGCAAGCTGCTGCGGCTGGCGCTGGCCCCCTTCCGCTTCGAGTTGATGGAGGCGGAGGACGGCATGGCCGCGCTGGAGCTGGCGCGGCGGCGGCCGCCGGACGTGGTGGTGGCGGACGTGCTGATGCCCCGGCTGGACGGCTTCCGGCTGTGCCTGGCGCTGCGCCAGGACCCGAAGCTCGCGCGCGTGCCGGTCATCCTCACGCACGCCACCGCGCCGGACGAGCTGGACCTGCGCATGGCGGCCAACGTGGGGGCCAACGGCTTCGTGCGGCGCGCGCAGGGCGACGACGAGCTGGTGGCCATGCTGCTGCGCGAGTCGCGCGAGCAGGGGCCGCTGCCCGCGCCCGTGCCCGGCGAGCTGTCCACGGAGACGCACCTGTACGCGATGGTGCGGCAGCTGGAGCGGCGGGTGGGGCTGCTGGAGCAGGCCGAGCGCACCGCGCGCGAGAGCGAGGAGCGCTACCGGCTGGTGGTGTCCGGCTCCTACGACGGCGTGTGGGACTGGGACGTGCGCAACCAGCGCATGTACTGGAGCCCGCGCCTCCTGGAGATGCTGGGGATGAAGCCGGAGGACTTCCCCGGCACCCCGGAGGCGTTCCTCGCGCGGGTGCACCCGGAGGACCGGGACGAGGTGGCGTCCGCGCTGGCGCGGCACCTGGAGCAGGGCACGCCCTACGACGTGTCCTTCCGGCTGCGGCACGAGGCCGGGGGCTACCGCTCGTGCGTGAGCCGGGGCCGGGCCATCCGCGACGCGCAGGGCAGGCCCGTGCGCATGGCGGGCATCATCGGCGACGTGACGGAGCAGCTGCGGCTGTACCGCGAGGCGCGCGAGGCGGTGCGCGTGCGGGACGAGTTCCTGGCGGTGGCCGCGCACGAATTGCGCACGCCCCTGGCCGCGCTGCGGCTGCGCGTGCAGGGCACGGCGGCGGCGCTCAAGCACGAGCGCCAGGTGGAGCCGGAGCGGCTGGAGCGCGCGCTGGTGGCGGCGGACCGGCAGGTGCAGCGGCTGGCGGACCTGGTGGAGGGGCTGCTGGACGTGTCGCAGATGCAGGGCCACGCGCCCCGGCTGAACCTGGAGGACGTGGACCTGGGGCAGGTGGTGCGGGACGTGGTGGTGCGCTCGGAGGAGATGGCGGCGCGCGCCGGGTGCCTGCTGGTGGTGCGCGACGTCGCGTCCGTGGTGGGCCACTGGGACGCGCTCCGGCTGGGGCAGGTGGTGACGCACCTGCTGGCGAACGCGGTGAAGTTCGGCCCGGGCAAGCCGGTGGAGCTGGAGGTCCAGGCGGACGGGGACTCGGTTTCGCTGGTGGTGCGCGACCACGGCATCGGCATCGCGCCGGACCGGGTGGACGGCCTCTTCCGCCGCTTCGAGCGCGCCGTGCCCGCGCGCAACTACGGCGGCCTGGGGCTGGGGCTCTACCGCCTGCACCGCATCGTGGAGGCCCACGGCGGCGAGGTCGCGGTCACGAGCAGCCCGGGCCAGGGCGCCACCTTCCGCGTGCGGCTGCCCCGCTCCGGGCCTCCGGCCAGCCCCGCCTGAGGGGCGGACATCCGGACGTCCGCCCCCTCTGTCGGCAGGGCCACACATGGCGGAGGGATGCTGCTGCTCCCACGGACGGGAGGACGCAACTTCCCTCGCATGGGAAAACGACCCACCGTGTTGGTGCTCAACGGGAGCGAGGACCTCATCGAGGCGCTGGAAGAGGTGCTGGACGGCGCCGGCTTCCAGACCCGGGGCGTGCGCGTGCAGGACGTGATGCGCGGGCCCCTGGACTTCGCCACGCTGGTGCGTGAGACGGCGCCGGCGGTCATCGTCTACGACATCAGCGTGCCGTTCGACCTGAGCTGGCACGCGTTCCAGAAGCTGGCCGCGAACCCGGCGGCCTCCGGCATCCCCTTCGTCCTCACCACCACCAACCGGGAGGGCGCGGAGGAGTACACGGGGCCGGATGTCATCGAGTTGCTGTTGAAACCCTATGACATCGACCAGTTCACCCAGGCCGTGTCGCAGGCGGCGCAGCGGGGGGCTGTCGCGGCAGACGCACGGTGAAGGTGGTCCCGGCTTCCGCGGTGCTCGTGACGCCCACGTGGCCGCCGTGGGCCCGCACCACCTGCCGGACGATGAAGAGGCCCAGGCCGATGCTGCGGTCCGTGCGCTCCGCGCGGTGGGCGTCGCCGCGCTCCAGGGGCTCGAAGAGGCGCGGCAGCAGGTCCGGGGGGATGGGGGCGCCGGTGTTGTGCACCCGCAGCACCACGCTGTCGCCGTCATCCCGGGTGTCCACGTGGATGGGGGCGGCCTTGTCGCCGTAGGCCAGCGCGTTGCCCAGCAGGTTGCCCACCACCTGGGCCAGGCGGTCCACGTCCCATGTCCCCGAGCCGTCTCCGGCCTGGGTGTGGACGATGGCGCGGCCGGGGGCCTGGGTCTGGGCCTCCTCGATGGAGGTCTCCACCAGGGCGTGGAGGTCCGCGTCCCGGGGATGCAGCACGAGGCCGCCGTGGCGCACCTGGGTGAAGTCCAGCAGGTCGCGGATCATCCGCACGGCCCGCTCGGTGGACGCACGGATGCGGTTGACGCGCTTGCGCTGGGACTCCTCCAGGTTTTCGCGCTCCAGCAGCAGCGACGCGGACAGCAGCACGGAGGACAGCGGGGTGCGCAGGTCGTGGCTCACGATGCCGATGAGCTGCCGCTCGAAGTCCCCGCGCTGGCGGGTCTCCGCCTCCAGCCGCTTGCGCGCGGTCACGTCCCGCAGGGCGCCCACCACCTGGAGGACCTCGCCCCTGGTGTCGCGGACGATGAAGGCGTGCTCCTCCACGTCCCGCCAGGCGCCCCGCGCGTCGTGGAAGCGGTAGCCGCACCGCCACAGGTCGCCCCTGCCCGCGAGTGCGTCCACGAAGCCCTGCCGGACGGACGCCAGGTCGTCCGGGTGGACGCGCTCGCGCCACCAGTCCTTGCGCGCCACCCGCGGGGCATCCAGCGCGCCCAGCAGCTCGGAGTCCCCGCTGCTCCACTCCAGGGTGTCCGTCTGGGGGTCCCACTCCCAGATGGCGTCCTGGGTGGCGCGCGCGGCCAGCCGGAAGCGCTGGTCGCTGCGCGACGCGCGCAGCTCCGCGGCGCGGACCTCCGCGAGCATGCGCTCCGCCAGGGCGCGCCGGGCCTGTTCGTCGGACAGCGTCTGCCGGGTCGTGTCGAGCGCGGCCGTCGTCTGGCGCTGCCGCCAGCCCCACTGGGCCAGCCCCAGCACGCGGGCCTCCAGCTCCGAAGGCCGGAACGGCTTGAACACGTAGTCGTTGGCGCCCGCGCTCAGGCCCTCGATGACGTCCTCGGGGCGCTGGTGGGAGGTGAGCAGCAGCACGGGGAGCAGCGCCGTGGCGGCGTTGCTCCGCACGAAGACGCACACCTCCAGGCCGGTGAGGCCCGGGGTCTCCCGGTCCAGCACCAGCACGTCCGGGGTCTTCTCGAAGCCCAGGGCCTCCACCAGCACGGCCCCGTCGGAGAACAGGGTGACCTGGCACGTCGCGCTGAGCGCGGCATGCGCGGCCCGGGCCTCCGTCGGAGAGTCTTCCAGCAGCCACACCACGGGGGCACGGGTGGAGGGCATCGTGGGGAGGCCAGGTGGCATCAAGGGGATGGGCGGTTTCCTAACCGGGCGGTCCTCCTCCCGTCCAGCCACGGGGGTCACTTTCCATGCCCCGGCAGGTGGCCAGGCATGCAAACGGGGTCCTCCCGGCGAATGACAGTCAGGCGGGTGTTCAGTTCCGTGCGAGCCGCACCGTGAACGTCGTGCCCGCCTCCGGCGTGGACGTCACGTCGATGGTGCCGCCGTGCGCCTGCACGATGGTCCGCACGATGTAGAGCCCCAGCCCCACGCTGCGCGTCGCGGGGTCCATGCCCGGCTCGCCGCGCTGCATCGGCTGGAAGATGCGGGGCAGCAGGTCCGGCGCGATGGGCGCTCCCGCGTTGTGCACCTCCAGCAGGACGCCGCCGGGCTCCTCCCGCAGGCGCACCGAGACAGGCGTGTCCTCCGGTGAGTACTTCAGCGCGTTGCCCAGCAGGTTCGTGAGCACCTGCGTGACGCGGTCCGGATCCCAGCAGCCGCGGATGGCCGTCGCGGGCAGGGACGTCTGGAGGACGCGCTCGGGGACGGTGATCTGCACCTCCTCCACGCCCTGCCGCACCAGCGCGTTCAGCTCCAGGTCCTGGCAGTGCACGGGCAGGCCGCCGCCCAGGCGCGCCTGGGTGAAGTCCAAGAGGTCGCGGATCATCCGCACCGCGCGCTCCGCGGCGGCCTGGATGCGCAGCACGGCCTTCATCGCGCGCTCGTTGAGGTCGTCGCGCCGCAAGAGCGACGTCGTGCCCAGGAGGATGGCGCTCAGCGGGTTGCGCAGGTCGTGGGACACGATGCCCACCAGGTACTGCTCGAACTCCGCGCGCTGGCGCGCGGCCTCCTCCGCCAGCTTGCGCTCCGTCACGTCCAGCCCCGTGCCCACGAAGCGCACGGGACGGCCGTCCGGCCCGAAGTGGAAGTGGCCCCGGCCGGAAATCCACCGCACGGGCTGGCCACCCTGGGGCGGCCGCACGCGGAACTCGCTCGCGTACTCGCCGGAGCCTCCCGGCCGGGAGGCCTCCGCCATCGCCTGCTCCACCTGGTGCCGGTCCTCCTCGTGGACGAACCGCATGGCCTCCTCGAGCGTCAGCTCGCCCTCGGCGGGCAGGCCCAGCATGGCGCGGAAGCGCGCGTCCCAGGTGGCGCGGCCCGTGGCCGGTTCGATGTCCCAGCTGCCCATGTCCACCGCGTCCAGGGCCAGCCGCAAGCGCTCCTCGCTGACCTGGAGCGTGGCGGCCAGTCCCTCCGCGCGCTGGCGGGCCCGCACGACCTCCGTGACCTCGCTGGCGACGGCGAGGATGCCCTCCATGCCGACCTCGGCCGTGCTCAGCGGCTGGTAGATGAGATTGAAGTACGCGTCCTCCATCACGCCGCCCGGGGCCCGGGCCAGCCGCACGTGCAGCTCGTAACCCACGTAGGGCCTGCCGGTGGCGCGCACGCCGTCCAGCAGCTCCCGGATGCCCTGGCCCTCCACCTCCGGCAGCGCTTCCAGCACGGGGCGGCCCAGGACCTGCTCGGCGGGGCGGCCCCAGAGCTGGCAGATGCGGTCGTTGGCCAGCGCCACGACGTGCGCGGGGCCGCGGAGGATGGCGAGCGCGACGGGCGCCTGGCGCAGGAGCGCGTGCAGCTGGCTCAGCTTCGTGTCCGCCTGGAGGCGCGCCAGCTGGGCCTCGTGAAGCAGCTGCTCGTGGCCGTTCTCCGCCTGCCACCGGGAGGTGATGTCCTGCATGGCGCCCACCATGCGCACGCCCCGCCCTTGCGCGTCGCGCAGGATGACGCCCGAGTCGAGCACCCGCACCACGTCACCCTGGCGGTCGAAGAACCGGTACTCGTCCTGCCAGCGCGCCTGCGTGCCCCCGATGGCCGCGTGGATGCCGCGCTCCACCCGCTCCCGGTCCTCCGGGTGGATGCGGGACACCCACCAGTCCGCGGTGGTGCCCGTCTCCTCCGGCGCGAAGCCGAGCATCCGGCGCGTCTCCCCGCTCCAGGCCACCTCCCCGGTGAGCAGGTTCCAATCCCAGACGGTGTCCGCGGCGGCCTGGCTGGCCAGCCGGTAGCGCGTCTCCGACGCCTCCAGCCGCGCGTTGGCTTCGCGCAGCTGGCCCATGAGCAGGGCGCGGTCGAGGATGCCGGAGAGGTACTCCACCAGCGTCTCCAGGAAGCGCTTGGTCTGCGGCGGCACCGGCCGGGCCTCCGCGAACCCCACGCACAGCACGCCCATCAGCTCGCCGTGGGGCCACAGCCGCAGGCCCAGCAGCGTGCTCCACCCGGGGGCGTGCAGCCCCTCGCGCAGGCTGTCCTCCAGGCCCCGCGCCTGCGCGAGCACCAGCGGCTCCTCCGAGCGGGCCACCCGGCCCAGGAAGGACGGCCCCTGCGAGTCCACCGACCGTCCGGCGGGCGGCTCCAGGGGCCCGGTGTGCGCGACGGGCGTCATCCTCCGGCCGTCCGCGTCCACGAGGAACAGCTCCGCGCCGGTGGCCTCCAGCGCCCGGACCACCCGCTCCACCAGCGGCTTGAGCGGGCCCTGCGGATCCGCGCGCGGCTCCAGCCACCGGGGCGCCAGCGCGTCCATCTGGCGCAGGAAGCGCTTCTCCCGCTGGCGGTCCTCGAAGGAGTAGCCGGAGAAGAGGACCACCACGTGGTCCATGGCCTCCTCCAGTTGCTGGAAGAGGCACTGGAGCCCGGCGGCGCCGGGCCTGCGCTCCGGCTGCACGTCCTGCCACAGCTGGGGGATGAGCCGTCCCAGCAGCGTGTACTCGTCCGTCGCGTCCTCCTGCGTGGCGCCCACGCGCAGGCGCAGGTTGATGTGCGCCTCCTCCAGCCGCGCTCGCGTCTCCAGCCGCTCCGGCGTGGCGCCATGCCGGCAGATGCCCGCCACCGCGTGGAGGTACTCCGGCAGCGTGGAGATGACCTCCGACGCCTTCAGGCCCTGCGTGCTCTCCAGCCTGCGCGCGGCTTCCGCGAAGCGCCGCACCAGGACGTCCAGGTTCGCTTCGATGAAGTCCGCGACGAGTTTCATGGGCCCCGTAGGAAAGGGGGTAGGGGCTCGGGCCCCCAGGTGCAATGGCACCCCCTTGTTTCTTCCGGCATTCCCGACAAGCGGCCTGACGGAGGCACGCCCTGCGTGAAATCACCCGCGCGCGATGAAGAGCAGGGGAGCACGTCATTCTTGGCGCTCGCGGCGCGACCTGCGTAGGCTGGCCTCGTGCGCAGCGAGCCTTCGCGTTCCATCATCCTCATCGTCGATGACGAACCGGACTTGCGCGAGGTCGTGGCGGAGCTGCTGGAGATGGAGGACTACACGGTGCTCCAGGCCGCCAACGGTCAGGCCGCGCTGGAGGTCCTGGCCTCCCAGCCCCAGCCCTGCCTGGTGCTGCTGGACCTGATGATGCCGGTGATGGACGGCCACGAGTTCCTGCACCGGCTGCGGCAGGACGAGCGCCACCGCGAGCTGCCGGTGCTGATGCTCACCGCCCACTTCTCCGCGAAGGCCCCGCCGGGCACGGTGGGCCTGTTGCGCAAGCCCGTGGACATCGCGGAGCTGCTGACCATGGTGGCCCGGCACTGCCGCGCCGCCTGACGGGCGCGGCGCCCTACGCCCGCACGGAGTGCACGGCGATGGCGTCCAGCAGCGCCTCCAGCTTCACCGGCTTGCCCAGCCGTCCGGCCACGCCCTGCGGCAGGGGCAGCGTGGGGTGCGCCGTCAGCACCAGCACCCGCGTCAGCGCGAGCGCGCCCGTGCTGCGCAGGTGCTCGATGAACGCGTGGCCGTCCATCACCGGCATCACCAGGTCCAGCAGGATGAGGCCCGGCATCCGCTCCTGGTTCGCCAGCACGTTCAGCGCGTCCTGGCCGTTCACCGCGGTGAGGGCGCGGTAGCCCTCCGACTCCAGAATCTCTCGCAGCGCCTCGCGGACGTCTTCGTTGTTCTCGACAAGGAGCAGCGTGGGGCGGTGTTGCGCAGTGGACACATGCGCACCGTAGGGCACGCGCCCCGGCGATTCCAGGGCCCCAGGGCCATTCGATGGCCGGCCAGCACGCGAGGGGGCAGGCGGACGTCCGTTACGACTCATGTGACGTCGCGCGGCAGCGTCAGGGTGAAGACCGTCTCCTTGGTGTCCGACGTCACGCTCAGCGAGCCGCGGTGCCCGCGGGCGATCTGGTCGGAGATGAAGAGGCCCAGTCCCAGGCCGGACGGCACGTGGGCGCCCGTGCGCGCGCGCTGGAAGGGATGGAAGAGCTGCTCCAGCTCCTCCGGGGCGATGGGCTCTCCGGGGTTGCTCACCCGAACGACGGCCTGATCCGCCTCGCCCGCGAGCACCAGCTCCACCGTGGACTCCGCGGGGCTGTACTGGAGGGCGTTGCCCACCAGGTTGCTCAGCACCTGCGCC comes from Corallococcus macrosporus and encodes:
- a CDS encoding sensor histidine kinase; translation: MKLVADFIEANLDVLVRRFAEAARRLESTQGLKASEVISTLPEYLHAVAGICRHGATPERLETRARLEEAHINLRLRVGATQEDATDEYTLLGRLIPQLWQDVQPERRPGAAGLQCLFQQLEEAMDHVVVLFSGYSFEDRQREKRFLRQMDALAPRWLEPRADPQGPLKPLVERVVRALEATGAELFLVDADGRRMTPVAHTGPLEPPAGRSVDSQGPSFLGRVARSEEPLVLAQARGLEDSLREGLHAPGWSTLLGLRLWPHGELMGVLCVGFAEARPVPPQTKRFLETLVEYLSGILDRALLMGQLREANARLEASETRYRLASQAAADTVWDWNLLTGEVAWSGETRRMLGFAPEETGTTADWWVSRIHPEDRERVERGIHAAIGGTQARWQDEYRFFDRQGDVVRVLDSGVILRDAQGRGVRMVGAMQDITSRWQAENGHEQLLHEAQLARLQADTKLSQLHALLRQAPVALAILRGPAHVVALANDRICQLWGRPAEQVLGRPVLEALPEVEGQGIRELLDGVRATGRPYVGYELHVRLARAPGGVMEDAYFNLIYQPLSTAEVGMEGILAVASEVTEVVRARQRAEGLAATLQVSEERLRLALDAVDMGSWDIEPATGRATWDARFRAMLGLPAEGELTLEEAMRFVHEEDRHQVEQAMAEASRPGGSGEYASEFRVRPPQGGQPVRWISGRGHFHFGPDGRPVRFVGTGLDVTERKLAEEAARQRAEFEQYLVGIVSHDLRNPLSAILLGTTSLLRRDDLNERAMKAVLRIQAAAERAVRMIRDLLDFTQARLGGGLPVHCQDLELNALVRQGVEEVQITVPERVLQTSLPATAIRGCWDPDRVTQVLTNLLGNALKYSPEDTPVSVRLREEPGGVLLEVHNAGAPIAPDLLPRIFQPMQRGEPGMDPATRSVGLGLYIVRTIVQAHGGTIDVTSTPEAGTTFTVRLARN
- a CDS encoding ATP-binding protein, with product MKPTLLLVEAPGPRRELLALAFQGQGWRVLLAAGVEPLVRALRESPPVHLVLASAGLMSSAAGLLDVLRQALKAAEAALWVEAPPAEQEGLRRLGVPVTGFLAPSLSLGARVEAVRQALPPQAREADDGRTLLRVLVAEDDPVYRKLLRLALAPFRFELMEAEDGMAALELARRRPPDVVVADVLMPRLDGFRLCLALRQDPKLARVPVILTHATAPDELDLRMAANVGANGFVRRAQGDDELVAMLLRESREQGPLPAPVPGELSTETHLYAMVRQLERRVGLLEQAERTARESEERYRLVVSGSYDGVWDWDVRNQRMYWSPRLLEMLGMKPEDFPGTPEAFLARVHPEDRDEVASALARHLEQGTPYDVSFRLRHEAGGYRSCVSRGRAIRDAQGRPVRMAGIIGDVTEQLRLYREAREAVRVRDEFLAVAAHELRTPLAALRLRVQGTAAALKHERQVEPERLERALVAADRQVQRLADLVEGLLDVSQMQGHAPRLNLEDVDLGQVVRDVVVRSEEMAARAGCLLVVRDVASVVGHWDALRLGQVVTHLLANAVKFGPGKPVELEVQADGDSVSLVVRDHGIGIAPDRVDGLFRRFERAVPARNYGGLGLGLYRLHRIVEAHGGEVAVTSSPGQGATFRVRLPRSGPPASPA
- a CDS encoding Fur family transcriptional regulator, producing MGAKKVTAQEKLTGFQDRIRAAGLRSTAPRVAVLRKLETATAPMSHADLVEELGGEGYDRVTIYRNLTDLTEAGLVVRADLGDHVWRFELKRAGATEHANNHPHFTCTDCGSVACLPEESVRLTTARGVPRAVSQRAVEVQLRGLCDRCE
- a CDS encoding sensor histidine kinase, translating into MPSTRAPVVWLLEDSPTEARAAHAALSATCQVTLFSDGAVLVEALGFEKTPDVLVLDRETPGLTGLEVCVFVRSNAATALLPVLLLTSHQRPEDVIEGLSAGANDYVFKPFRPSELEARVLGLAQWGWRQRQTTAALDTTRQTLSDEQARRALAERMLAEVRAAELRASRSDQRFRLAARATQDAIWEWDPQTDTLEWSSGDSELLGALDAPRVARKDWWRERVHPDDLASVRQGFVDALAGRGDLWRCGYRFHDARGAWRDVEEHAFIVRDTRGEVLQVVGALRDVTARKRLEAETRQRGDFERQLIGIVSHDLRTPLSSVLLSASLLLERENLEESQRKRVNRIRASTERAVRMIRDLLDFTQVRHGGLVLHPRDADLHALVETSIEEAQTQAPGRAIVHTQAGDGSGTWDVDRLAQVVGNLLGNALAYGDKAAPIHVDTRDDGDSVVLRVHNTGAPIPPDLLPRLFEPLERGDAHRAERTDRSIGLGLFIVRQVVRAHGGHVGVTSTAEAGTTFTVRLPRQPPAAPPATRPG
- a CDS encoding response regulator yields the protein MSTAQHRPTLLLVENNEDVREALREILESEGYRALTAVNGQDALNVLANQERMPGLILLDLVMPVMDGHAFIEHLRSTGALALTRVLVLTAHPTLPLPQGVAGRLGKPVKLEALLDAIAVHSVRA
- a CDS encoding response regulator yields the protein MRSEPSRSIILIVDDEPDLREVVAELLEMEDYTVLQAANGQAALEVLASQPQPCLVLLDLMMPVMDGHEFLHRLRQDERHRELPVLMLTAHFSAKAPPGTVGLLRKPVDIAELLTMVARHCRAA